The Culex pipiens pallens isolate TS chromosome 2, TS_CPP_V2, whole genome shotgun sequence DNA window cacgtagacacttttttgaaaattctagacccacccacctcccttgcggacaattgttcatgcaaaaaatgtgtttatggagcgtagacaatcgctaagggagcgttcttttattacgtagtgtaaaaaatcggattttagaCACCCTCCCCCACCCCTtcctaacaaaatttccatacaaattttaaaattttgtatggagcgtaacacggcctccgacccctcctcccccttccaactgcgttacgtaataaaagaacgctccctaataccctccccccttaaagtatccacgtggacaatgcattaagggatccgctcagctgtcaaaatagctggcacaaaaaatatAGCCTGCTTTGATCGAGCATACATCATTGGGaaggaaaagtagtgattttttattgctattttttcggccaaatgatgtttgtggtttaaagtcgtagagaataggaaaaacaataaattttgtaggggccacatttttattgtactttttaacagtttctacagagcagaccttaaattagtcattttaaattgaaaaaatgaacaaaaacagaaaatcgtgtctacagcaaaatcacctcaatggcgtatacatcatatcgccgtaaaacggcagacaGTACTTCCTGCTTCCGCAAGTCTCGAGGCCAGTCTATCATCTCGTCGTGTGATTCAAAGACCGTGATAAAACAACAGCGTGCATGGTTTATCACGGGACATGACCCTCAAGCAGCTAGATTCTGTGTTATCGAACCAATAATGTGGTATAAATTCGAACAGGGTTCAATTCCAAGCATCATTAGACTCAATCACTTTGTAGTTGAATGGAATCGTGGAAGCTGTTTCTCGTGCTGAGTTTAACCGTTGGCGCTGTGGCATGTCTGGATCTTGAAGATTCTGCTCCGAGGCGTATGTCCCTTCTGTTTGAGTTTGTTTAAGATAAAttaaagtttgtgaaaattACAGCTTTGATTGTGTGCCACGTGAGTATCTACCCAGATATCAGTGATGCAATAAAGGAAAAACTAGACGATTGTGATCACGTCATCGTTAGTTACGATGGTTTGTGCGATTTGGCGAAGTATTTTGTGAACTTTTCCGATACCATTCGGATTGGGTTAATTCGTAGTAGAGCTACGCATGCCAACATTCTCCGCCAGGTTGAGGTAAAGTTCGATGAGAACTTTGACCCAATCCTGGCGGTTCAAAACGTCCAAGCCAGTTTGGCGGGAGGACTCTTCGATGGCGTTGAGCTGGTTTCGGATTTGGTGCATCTGGATCAACAAGGACAGGTATGGTTTATGAAGATAGTTCTTAGGTATTGGATGCTTCcttaatgtatatttttttttatagattaaATACgcgaaatttctcaaaatactcaaacaaAACCTGGATGACCACGTGTTGATCTCGAACTCATTCGTCTGCAATCAACAACTCCATGCGTATCTACTAAATGCAATGAGTGAAGTTCTAGACTACGTCATACTGCTACCATCATCCCAGAATGCTTCCATTGAAGTGAGTGCTTTTGAACCCCGCGTGTACTCTGGTCCGGTGGCCAACTGCCTTTTGGGTGCAAATTTCCCTCGTAATAAGATCGTTCTCGGACTCCCAACCGGTGGTAAGCTGGTAGATTCATCGGTGGACCGAGAAACTCCTTCGAA harbors:
- the LOC120416375 gene encoding uncharacterized protein LOC120416375, with protein sequence MESWKLFLVLSLTVGAVACLDLEDSAPRPLIVCHVSIYPDISDAIKEKLDDCDHVIVSYDGLCDLAKYFVNFSDTIRIGLIRSRATHANILRQVEVKFDENFDPILAVQNVQASLAGGLFDGVELVSDLVHLDQQGQIKYAKFLKILKQNLDDHVLISNSFVCNQQLHAYLLNAMSEVLDYVILLPSSQNASIEVSAFEPRVYSGPVCELQEEQQQHCEEQQNQDCSLFEDGVKLIYDDSNSAGRRALQCVGCKLKGVSIALSYDDPAGICVGSRFPLLSAVQNVFEYRSGVLGFNGCPSDSEESDVGSNPEIQFDISSHSIENYHLDSEKEGDCSCVQGALCNGCTLRKRLQQTLKSSENVASLSKDVTEKVLGSLDRVVTLVSLMMQYR